One window of the Eucalyptus grandis isolate ANBG69807.140 chromosome 8, ASM1654582v1, whole genome shotgun sequence genome contains the following:
- the LOC104456494 gene encoding ras-related protein RABA5b, translating into MEDDERGEEYLFKIVLIGDSAVGKSNLLSRFALDEFDINTKATIGVEFQTQVVEIDGKEVKAQIWDTAGQERFRAVTSAYYRGAVGALIVYDITRRTTFESVKRWLDELDTHCDTAVARMLVGNKCDLNNIREVSTEEGKALAEAEGLFFMETSALDSTNVQISFEIVIREIYKNISRKVLNSDSYKAELSVNRVTLAKNGADSSGRSFYSCCAR; encoded by the exons ATGGAGGACGACGAGCGGGGGGAGGAGTACCTCTTCAAGATCGTGCTGATCGGCGACTCCGCCGTCGGGAAGTCCAACCTCCTCTCCCGGTTCGCGCTCGACGAGTTCGACATCAACACCAAGGCCACCATCGGGGTCGAGTTCCAGACCCAGGTCGTGGAGATCGACGGCAAGGAGGTGAAGGCCCAGATCTGGGACACCGCCGGCCAGGAGCGCTTCCGCGCCGTCACCTCCGCCTACTACCGCGGCGCCGTCGGCGCCCTCATCGTCTACGACATCACCCGCCGCACCACCTTCGAGAGCGTCAAGCGGTGGCTCGACGAGCTCGATA CTCACTGTGATACCGCTGTCGCAAGAATGCTTGTTGGGAACAAGTGTGATTTAAACAATATCAGAGAGGTGAGCACCGAGGAGGGCAAAGCCCTTGCAGAAGCAGAAGGGCTATTCTTTATGGAGACCTCCGCCCTCGATTCCACGAATGTTCAGATATCGTTCGAGATTGTTATCCGCGAGATATACAAGAATATCAGCAGGAAGGTCCTCAACTCCGATTCATACAAGGCGGAATTGTCCGTAAATCGAGTGACCCTCGCCAAAAACGGTGCGGACTCGTCAGGTCGGAGTTTCTACTCGTGCTGCGCTAGATGA
- the LOC104456487 gene encoding uncharacterized protein At5g48480, which translates to MAQVEVLNGGAAEKAVVAFTAVKPQLVVEAPKAGDAIEFYKSAFGAEELGRTLHPKRKADQELPLVLSAQLELAGTTILVSDCTDESAAPVKTAGTGCMLCLETEDVEAAVAKAVAAGATAEGELVEGDGACCGGRVGKVKDPYGFTWLICSPAKKCAEAE; encoded by the exons aTGGCGCAGGTTGAGGTCCTGAACGGCGGAGCGGCCGAGAAGGCCGTCGTCGCGTTCACGGCGGTGAAGCCGCAGCTGGTGGTGGAGGCCCCCAAGGCCGGCGACGCCATCGAGTTCTACAAGTCCGCGTTCGGCGCCGAGGAGCTCGGCCGCACCCTCCACCCCAAGCGCAAGGCCGACCAGGAACTCCCCCTCGTCCTCTCCGCtcagctcgagctcgccggcaccACCATCCTCGTCTCGGACTGTACGGACGAGTCTGCTGCTCC TGTGAAGACCGCCGGCACCGGATGCATGCTCTGCCTGGAGACCGAGGACGTGGAAGCCGCCGTCGCGAAGGCCGTGGCCGCCGGAGCCACGGCGGAAGGCGAGCTGGTCGAAGGCGACGGCGCGTGCTGCGGCGGTCGCGTCGGCAAGGTCAAGGACCCGTACGGCTTCACCTGGCTCATCTGCTCCCCAGCCAAAAAGTGCGCCGAGGCGGAATGA
- the LOC104456492 gene encoding AUGMIN subunit 3 encodes MSGARLCALLGELGYDGADSLDPDSFEWPFQYDDARPILDWICTNLRPSNVLSLSDLSQYEQFVDEGKLLEGEDLDSAFDSISAFSARRDNQEAVFGSEEGLKDIRDATLAYKAEALELQRQLRYVQSQYDMLTVQASSLIQGRRARVAATSTVNGQLTTLDDSLSARNLQMNAVLGRIASTAQELAHYHSGDEDGIYLAYSDFHPYLLEDSSCMKELNQWFSKQLDTGPFRLVAEDGKSKCSWVSLDDASDVLVRDSEKPQHQRLSELQRLRSIFGTSEKQWVEAQVENAKQQAILVALKAQVSSDEAHIHLDLHSLRRKHSELVGEISNLSHKEEKLLSETIPSLCWELAQLQDTYILQGDYDLKVMRQEYYINRQKMFIHHLINQLARHQFLKIACQLEKKNMLGAYSLLKVIESELQGYFSSTKGRVDRCMALIQAASEVQEQGAVDDRDTFLHCVRDLLSIYSNAQVGLSTYVSAPGIVQQISGLQSDLMALKSDLENSLPEERNKCINELCTLIQNMQQLLFASSTTAQPILTPRPLMKELDEMEKINAKLAAAVEEVTLEHCKKIEIVKHHTQEVELQRRVFVDFFCNPERLRSQVRELTARVRALQVS; translated from the exons atgagcGGAGCGAGGCTGTGCGCATTGCTCGGGGAGCTGGGCTACGACGGCGCCGACTCCCTCGACCCGGACAGCTTCGAGTGGCCCTTCCAGTACGACGACGCCCGCCCCATCCTCGACTGGATCTGCACCAACCTCCGCCCTTCCAACGTCCTCTCCCTCTCCGATCTCTCCCA GTACGAGCAATTCGTGGACGAAGGGAAGTTGCTGGAG GGGGAGGATCTGGACTCCGCCTTCGATAGCATCTCAGCTTTCTCCGCGAGGAGAGACAACCAGGAGGCGGTTTTCGGTTCGGAGGAAGGGTTGAAAGATATAAG ggATGCGACGTTGGCATACAAAGCTGAAGCGCTGGAGTTGCAAAGACAGCTCAGATATGTGCAGTCTCAGTATGACATGCTCACTGTACAGGCTTCGTCCTTGATCCAAGGGAGACGAGCTAGAGTTGCTGCAACATCTACTGTAAATGGACAACTTACTACGCTAGACGACAGTCTTTCAGCGAGGAATTTACAG ATGAATGCAGTTCTTGGAAGGATTGCTTCTACTGCTCAAGAGTTGGCCCATTATCATTCTGGAGATG AGGATGGAATCTATCTTGCATATTCTGACTTCCATCCATACTTGCTTGAAGATTCATCCTGTATGAAGGAACTAAATCAATGGTTTTCTAAGCAATTGGACACG GGTCCTTTTCGATTAGTTGCCGAGGATGGCAAATCCAAATGTTCATGGGTGAGTCTTGATGATGCTTCAGATGTTTTAGTACGAG ATTCAGAAAAGCCTCAGCATCAACGGCTATCGGAATTGCAAAGGCTTCGTTCCAT ATTTGGCACAAGTGAGAAGCAATGGGTTGAAGCCCAAGTTGAGAATGCTAAGCAGCAAGCTATTCTTGTGGCCCTAAAGGCTCAGGTATCATCAGATGAAGCACACATTCACCTCGATCTTCATTCTCTGAG GAGGAAGCATTCTGAGTTGGTGGGAGAAATTTCAAATCTTAGCcacaaagaagaaaagttgcTCTCTGAG ACAATTCCAAGTCTCTGCTGGGAGTTAGCTCAACTCCAAGATACATATATTCTGCAAG GTGATTACGATTTGAAGGTCATGCGCCAAGAGTACTACATTAATCGGCAGAAGATG TTCATACATCATCTCATTAATCAGCTTGCAAGACATCAATTTCTGAAAATAGCTTGTCAGCTGGAAAAGAAGAACATGCTTGGAGCATATTCACTGCTTAAGGTCATCGAGTCAGAATTGCAGGGGTACTTCTCTTCGACCAAGGGACGAGTG GATCGGTGCATGGCACTTATTCAAGCAGCTTCTGAAGTTCAAGAACAGGGAGCAGTGGATGATCGGGATACTTTTCTACATTGTGTTCGAGACCTACTAAGCATTTACTCAA ATGCACAAGTAGGGCTGTCAACATATGTCTCAGCTCCAGGCATTGTTCAGCAGATATCTGGTCTTCAGTCAGATCTCATGGCCTTAAAGTCTGACCTTGAGAATTCCCTCCCAGAGGAAAGGAATAAATGCATCAATGAGCT GTGCACCCTAATTCAAAATATGCAGCAATTGCTTTTTGCATCTTCAACAACTGCACAACCAATTCTCACACCTCGG CCACTGATGAAAGAGCTCGATGAGATGGAGAAGATTAATGCAAAACTAGCTGCTGCGGTTGAAGAGGTGACTCTTGAACACTGCAAAAAGATTGAG ATTGTGAAACATCACACGCAGGAGGTCGAGCTCCAAAGACGGGTCTTCGTGGACTTCTTCTGCAATCCGGAGCGTCTGAGAAGCCAAGTCAGGGAACTGACCGCTCGGGTTAGAGCTCTCCAAGTTTCCTAG
- the LOC104456493 gene encoding asparagine--tRNA ligase, cytoplasmic 2, with protein sequence MASREAAPAEAPPRVPSPAPAAAAAAVVAPAAPSKYSSRVVLRTVLERSDGGLGLVGEKLVVGGWVKSSREEKKEAPAAPAPAPPVQDKVVGAEHKDVSCVELFQTRIPIFRSIMKVFGGGGHPTRQRIEAAGAKPGPVPSPPPPSIALLQISDGSCVATLLVEVDSSLASPSLLLPTGTCLLVEGTLTKPETQGKHTVELKAENILHIGMVDQDSYILSKKRLPLDSLRNSLQFRPRTTTVASVMRIRNALTFATHLFFHDNGFLNVQVPIITSTDDEGSSQKFHLVVLPGLTDSKRDQTVVKGSDGVSVEAIKAAAREKSKLVEELKRTDSNREALVAALQDLKKTDGLASQLEAQEKLKRGTPMNAEEMKFFEDFFPNKTYLTASGRLHLESYACALGQVYSFGPRFQADRSESHKEAAEMWMVEVEIAFSELEDVMKCAENFFKFSCKWIMDNCAEDLQFVAKRIDKASIDRLQSILSKPSVKITYREAVEALKKAADNKEMKIEEGGALTAEHLSYLADEIHKSPVIVYNYPKEVKPFYVRQNDDGETVAAFDMVLPKVGRLLTGSQSEERIDLLSKRMKDRGVPQEQYEWYMDLRRHGTVKHSGFSVGFDLMVLFATGLTDVRDVIPFPRSFGKADC encoded by the exons ATGGCCTCCCGCGAAGCAGCTCCGGCTGAGGCTCCCCCTCGGGTCCCCTCTCCAGCTCCAGCTGCGGCTGCTGCTGCCGTCGTTGCTCCGGCGGCTCCGTCCAAGTACTCCAGCCGAGTGGTGCTGCGGACGGTCCTGGAGCGGAGCGACGGCGGGCTGGGGCTGGTCGGGGAGAAGCTCGTGGTCGGAGGCTGGGTGAAGTCCTCcagggaggagaagaaggaagcgcCGGCTGCCCCGGCGCCTGCGCCGCCGGTCCAGGATAAGGTTGTCGGGGCGGAGCATAAGGACGTCAGCTGCGTGGAGTTGTTCCAGACTCGGATACCGATCTTTAGGTCGATCATGAAGGTCTTCGGTGGAGGCGGTCATCCTACACGGCAGAGGATCGAAGCTGCCGGCGCTAAGCCAGGGCCAGTGCCGTCCCCGCCGCCACCATCCATTGCCCTTTTGCAGATTAGCGACGGTTCTTGCGTCGCGACCTTGCTG GTAGAGGTAGACTCCTCATTAGCTTCCCCAAGTCTGCTCCTCCCTACTGGGACATGCTTGTTGGTCGAAGGCACATTGACGAAGCCAGAAACACAAGGCAAGCACACCGTCGAGCTTAAAGCAGAGAACATTCTTCACATTGGGATGGTAGATCAGGACAGTTACATATTATCAAAGAAGCGACTGCCTTTGGATTCTTTGAGAAACAGCTTGCAGTTTCGACCTCGTACAACTACG GTGGCATCTGTTATGCGTATACGAAATGCCCTCACTTTTGCTACCCACTTATTCTTTCACGATAATGGTTTCCTCAATGTGCAAGTACCAATCATCACAAGTACAGATGATGAAGGATCTAGCCAAAAGTTCCATCTAGTTGTACTTCCTGGGTTAACAGATTCGAAGAGGGATCAAACTGTCGTGAAGGGGAGCGATGGTGTAAGTGTTGAAGCCATAAAGGCTGCTGCAAGGGAGAAAAGTAAGCTCGTTGAAGAACTCAAGAGAACCGACAGCAATAGGGAGGCACTTGTTGCTGCCCTTCAGGATTTAAAGAAAACAGATGGGCTAGCATCACAATTAGAAGcgcaagaaaaattaaagcgTGGAACTCCTATGAATGCTGAAGAAATGAAAttctttgaagatttctttccaaataagaCTTACCTAACAGCTTCTGGTCGGTTACATCTGGAAAGTTATGCCTGTGCCTTGGGACAGGTTTACTCTTTTGGacccagatttcaagcagataGATCAGAATCACATAAAGAAGCTGCAGAGATGTGGATGGTTGAGgttgaaattgcattttccgAGTTAGAG GATGTCATGAAGTGTGCcgaaaatttcttcaaattctcCTGCAAGTGGATCATGGATAATTGTGCTGAAGACTTACAATTTGTTGCTAAACGAATTGACAAAGCAAGCATAGATCGCCTTCAATCAATACTGTCGAAACCATCTGTCAAGATCACCTACAGAGAAGCAGTGGAGGCTTTGAAAAAG GCCGCAGATAATaaggaaatgaaaattgaagagGGTGGTGCTCTAACCGCAGAACATCTCAG CTACTTGGCGGATGAGATTCATAAGAGCCCCGTGATCGTCTACAATTATCCAAAAGAAGTAAAGCCATTTTACGTACGCCAAAATGATGATGGAGAGACAGTGGCTGCTTTCGATATGGTCCTTCCGAAG GTCGGAAGACTTCTGACGGGTAGCCAAAGTGAGGAACGAATTGATTTACTGAGCAAAAG GATGAAAGATAGGGGAGTGCCTCAGGAGCAGTACGAGTGGTACATGGATCTTCGGAGGCACGGAACCGTCAAACATTCGGGATTCAGCGTCGGTTTCGACCTGATGGTCCTGTTTGCCACCGGCCTCACGGATGTCAGGGATGTTATCCCCTTCCCCAGAAGTTTTGGCAAAGCCGACTGCTGA
- the LOC104456490 gene encoding uncharacterized protein LOC104456490, translating into MDDYNRFHIPAFGSWDCYDGLPFTQCFDEASARQAGLLRYTYSVDRDLYVAGDLYQNDVVTPAMIVVPRRRRHRRAKVSDPSHDAKEGKEKSWASDFQEPMSPPFVSRPTPKPVDEDLYKISPELLYTEPKKKRGWSFWSCCLVPTCAS; encoded by the exons ATGGAC GACTACAACAGGTTTCACATACCGGCGTTCGGGAGCTGGGACTGCTACGACGGCCTCCCCTTCACCCAGTGCTTCGACGAGGCGTCCGCGCGGCAGGCCGGGCTGCTCCGCTACACCTACTCCGTCGACCGCGACCTGTACGTCGCCGGCGACCTCTACCAGAACGACGTCGTCACCCCCGCCATGATCGTcgtcccccgccgccgccgtcatcGACGG GCAAAAGTCAGTGACCCGAGTCATGATGCCAAAGAAGGGAAGGAGAAAAGTTGGGCCAGCGACTTTCAGGAGCCGATGAGCCCTCCTTTTGTATCCAGGCCAACCCCAAAACCTGTGGACGAAGACCTGTACAAAATCTCACCTGAGCTCCTTTATACCGAGCCCAAGAAG AAGAGAGGGTGGAGCTTCTGGTCATGCTGCTTGGTGCCCACTTGTGCTTCATGA
- the LOC120286652 gene encoding uncharacterized protein LOC120286652 gives MPAETQTHDSEDDGCFSSSKPLPSIRAREMKSPLDHGEELIKAITERKRNAKTNASKEHGKPAAAPSSGRTCICSPTSHAGSFRCHLHRENQATKSSSTNSEQPPATATETKFGRRHCSFGSPHLLSRFGRSSTTTTFM, from the exons ATGCCTGCTGAGACTCAGACGCACGACTCAGAAGACGACGGCTGCTTCTCCTCCTCGAAGCCGCTGCCGTCGATCCG GGCGAGAGAGATGAAGAGCCCGCTCGACCACGGCGAGGAGTTGATCAAGGCGATCACGGAGCGCAAGCGAAACGCCAAGACGAATGCATCGAAAGAGCATGGTAAACCGGCTGCTGCTCCGTCGAGCGGCAGAACATGCATCTGCTCCCCGACGAGCCACGCAGGCTCCTTCCGGTGCCATCTCCACAGAGAAAATCAAGCCACCAAATCATCCTCGACGAACTCCGAACAGCCTCCTGCTACCGCAACCGAGACCAAGTTCGGGCGCCGACACTGCTCGTTCGGTAGCCCGCATCTGCTGTCGAGATTCGGGAGGAGCTCCACCACCACGACCTTCATGTGA